Proteins encoded by one window of Dietzia sp. B32:
- a CDS encoding Rv2175c family DNA-binding protein: protein MSTVPHADDVLPADVETINLPEVSERLGIPVTRVHDLLRDGTLLAVRRAGIVMVPALFLDDDEVVRFLPGLVAVLRDGGYRDEEILRWLFEEDESLPGRPADALHGHGAREVMRRAQAMAF, encoded by the coding sequence GTGAGTACCGTTCCGCACGCCGACGACGTCCTTCCCGCCGACGTTGAGACCATCAACCTGCCCGAGGTGTCCGAACGTCTGGGCATCCCCGTGACCCGCGTGCACGATCTGCTGCGCGACGGGACCCTGCTCGCCGTCCGGCGGGCGGGCATCGTGATGGTGCCGGCACTGTTCCTCGACGACGACGAAGTCGTGCGTTTCCTGCCCGGGCTGGTCGCGGTCCTGCGGGATGGCGGCTACCGGGACGAGGAGATCCTGCGCTGGCTGTTCGAGGAGGACGAGTCCCTACCCGGCCGGCCGGCCGACGCTCTGCACGGTCACGGCGCGCGCGAGGTCATGCGTCGCGCCCAGGCGATGGCGTTCTGA
- the mptB gene encoding polyprenol phosphomannose-dependent alpha 1,6 mannosyltransferase MptB has product MPGATEPRPEAVTSPSSSSPSSSSPSTSPASSPSSPGRIRAASTVTAASARAALTGPSGPALWRGVLGSVLLTLSGFGAGALPVDGGVAVAVGLPGFTFGHGEILALILCWAGVALLVTSWLALGPRAVSGRLHTRDAVWATTLWSAPMLPAVPLFSRDAWSYLAQGAMSAAGADPYHHGPEVNPGPFTDEVSPDWQSTATPYGPLHLLLMRVIVALSGGHPAVGIIILRVVVLVALAALVALVVALSRRAGVDAAAAVWMAGASPLTVIHLAGGLHNEIFPLVACVGAVVLTLDRRYAWAGAAIGIAVAFKATAVIVAPFLFWIALDRRRTSRGARRPLTGAVVDTGVAAGTAVVAFVLATLVAGTGFGWVDAISVSDRVINYLSAPTAVAHVVHAAFDTPGFEDVLAVTRRVGRVVLGATLVLVWWLHRRDTRSTLRGVMVALLAFVVLNSLAWPWYHVWVAAFWVAARPGRRATTVAVAVTVFLVMAIGPNGSTSLYSPGLVAAAVAAALAAVGWWWRATAGIRTPSPGRDA; this is encoded by the coding sequence GTGCCCGGAGCGACTGAACCCCGGCCGGAGGCGGTCACCTCGCCGTCGTCATCCTCGCCGTCGTCATCCTCGCCGTCGACATCTCCCGCGTCATCCCCGTCGTCGCCGGGACGGATCCGAGCGGCGAGCACCGTCACCGCGGCCTCGGCCCGGGCCGCCCTGACCGGCCCCTCCGGACCCGCCCTGTGGCGCGGCGTCCTCGGGTCGGTCCTGCTCACGCTCTCCGGCTTCGGGGCGGGCGCCCTGCCCGTGGACGGTGGTGTGGCGGTCGCGGTGGGCCTGCCCGGCTTCACATTCGGGCACGGCGAGATCCTCGCCCTCATCCTGTGCTGGGCCGGCGTCGCACTCCTGGTCACCTCGTGGCTCGCGCTCGGCCCCCGCGCGGTCTCGGGCCGGCTCCACACCCGCGACGCCGTCTGGGCGACCACCCTGTGGTCGGCACCGATGCTGCCCGCGGTCCCCCTGTTCAGTCGCGATGCGTGGTCCTACCTGGCACAGGGCGCCATGAGCGCCGCAGGAGCCGACCCGTACCACCACGGCCCGGAGGTCAACCCCGGTCCGTTCACCGACGAGGTCAGCCCGGACTGGCAGTCCACCGCCACCCCCTACGGCCCGTTACACCTCCTGCTCATGCGTGTCATCGTGGCCCTGTCCGGCGGGCACCCGGCGGTGGGGATCATCATCCTCAGGGTGGTGGTGCTCGTCGCGCTGGCCGCGCTCGTCGCCCTCGTCGTCGCCCTGTCCCGCCGCGCCGGGGTGGACGCGGCGGCGGCGGTGTGGATGGCCGGCGCCTCGCCCCTGACCGTCATCCACCTCGCGGGCGGGCTGCACAACGAGATCTTCCCGCTGGTCGCGTGTGTCGGCGCCGTCGTTCTCACCCTGGACCGGCGCTACGCGTGGGCCGGCGCGGCGATCGGGATCGCCGTGGCGTTCAAGGCCACCGCAGTGATCGTCGCGCCGTTCCTGTTCTGGATCGCACTGGACCGACGGCGGACCTCCCGCGGGGCGAGGCGCCCACTGACCGGGGCTGTCGTCGACACGGGCGTCGCGGCGGGCACCGCCGTCGTCGCGTTCGTCCTGGCGACCCTCGTCGCGGGCACCGGCTTCGGCTGGGTGGACGCGATCTCCGTCTCCGACCGGGTCATCAACTACCTCAGCGCGCCCACCGCGGTGGCGCACGTCGTCCACGCCGCGTTCGACACCCCCGGTTTCGAGGACGTCCTGGCCGTCACGCGCCGCGTCGGACGGGTCGTCCTGGGCGCGACACTGGTGCTGGTGTGGTGGCTCCACCGGCGCGATACCCGGTCGACGCTGCGCGGCGTCATGGTGGCGCTGCTCGCCTTCGTCGTCCTCAACTCGCTGGCCTGGCCCTGGTACCACGTATGGGTCGCGGCGTTCTGGGTGGCCGCCCGACCCGGCCGGCGCGCGACCACGGTCGCCGTGGCGGTGACCGTCTTCCTCGTGATGGCGATCGGCCCCAACGGGTCGACCAGCCTCTACAGTCCCGGACTCGTCGCGGCGGCCGTCGCGGCGGCCCTCGCCGCAGTCGGATGGTGGTGGCGGGCGACCGCCGGGATCAGAACGCCATCGCCTGGGCGCGACGCATGA
- a CDS encoding polyprenyl synthetase family protein, whose protein sequence is MVPVVTATRPDDGERVLDALRRHIEGRRVVVAGVDERVDRLAGLLSDFVLDGGKRMRPRFALAGWAAASETDEPAPDEVVAACAALELIQACALVHDDIVDASDTRRGRPTVHRTIEAAHRDERWDGESARYGVSQAILVGDLALTWADEMFVSSGVAPEALARALGPWYAMKTEVLSGQMLDILAEASGATDELTPARVNRYKTAAYTVERPLHIGAELAGAGTDTVSALREFGVAVGQAFQLRDDMLGVFGDPEVTGKPSGDDLREGKRTLLLARATALAPRRDADFLLGVLGTELDAATLDRARGVLVDSGAVASVEAEIGELTTRALDAIASDAVSDHGRDTLRALAEAATRRRA, encoded by the coding sequence ATGGTGCCCGTGGTCACGGCGACTCGCCCGGACGACGGAGAACGCGTCCTCGACGCGCTCCGCCGACACATCGAGGGACGGCGTGTGGTCGTGGCGGGGGTCGACGAACGGGTCGATCGCCTGGCCGGCCTTCTCTCCGACTTCGTGCTCGACGGCGGCAAACGCATGCGGCCCCGGTTCGCCCTGGCCGGTTGGGCGGCGGCGAGCGAGACCGACGAGCCCGCCCCGGACGAGGTCGTGGCCGCCTGCGCCGCCCTCGAGTTGATCCAGGCGTGCGCCCTCGTCCACGACGACATCGTGGACGCCTCCGACACCCGACGCGGCCGCCCCACCGTCCACCGCACGATCGAGGCCGCGCACCGTGACGAGAGGTGGGACGGTGAATCGGCACGGTACGGCGTCTCCCAGGCCATCCTCGTGGGTGACCTCGCACTGACGTGGGCTGATGAGATGTTCGTGTCCTCCGGCGTCGCACCCGAGGCCCTGGCCCGCGCGCTGGGCCCCTGGTACGCGATGAAGACCGAGGTCCTGTCCGGCCAGATGCTCGACATCCTCGCCGAGGCCTCCGGCGCCACCGACGAACTCACCCCGGCCCGCGTGAACCGCTACAAGACCGCCGCCTACACGGTCGAGCGGCCGCTGCACATCGGCGCCGAGCTGGCCGGTGCCGGGACGGACACCGTCTCCGCCCTGCGGGAGTTCGGGGTGGCCGTGGGGCAGGCGTTCCAACTGCGCGACGACATGCTGGGGGTGTTCGGCGACCCGGAGGTGACCGGCAAGCCCTCCGGGGACGACCTGCGCGAGGGCAAGCGCACCCTGCTTCTCGCCCGCGCGACCGCCCTCGCCCCCCGTCGGGACGCGGACTTCCTCCTCGGCGTGCTCGGGACGGAACTCGACGCGGCCACTCTCGACCGCGCCCGTGGCGTCCTCGTGGACTCCGGCGCCGTGGCCTCGGTGGAGGCCGAGATCGGCGAGTTGACCACCCGGGCCCTGGACGCCATCGCCTCCGACGCGGTCAGCGACCACGGGCGGGACACGCTGCGGGCACTCGCGGAGGCCGCGACCCGCCGGCGGGCCTGA
- the metF gene encoding methylenetetrahydrofolate reductase [NAD(P)H], with product MTQLPDSAPTDGGRHPSIVERIATSTTPRVPFSVEFYPPRDEAAEDRLWRAATVFSDLGAAFVSVTYGAGGSTRDRTVRVVERLVRETNLLPIAHLTAVDHTVAELSDMIRMYGEVGVSNILALRGDPPGDPLGEWTAHPEGLHYAEELVRLIHEVGDFHVGVASFPEGHYRARDLEHDSEILVNKLRAGAEYSITQMFWDVEHYLRLRDRAVRADQEQGAKPIIPGLMPVTSLRQVTRMVELSGCALPDDLSERLQTAAGDGPEENRAAVREVGIELTTRMCERLIAEGAPCLHFNTLNFSKATHEVLSNLSMVPASGVAAGRI from the coding sequence GTGACCCAGCTACCCGACTCCGCCCCGACGGACGGCGGCCGGCACCCGAGCATCGTGGAGCGGATCGCGACGTCGACCACCCCGAGGGTTCCGTTCTCCGTCGAGTTCTACCCGCCTCGTGACGAGGCCGCCGAAGACCGCCTCTGGCGCGCCGCCACCGTGTTCTCCGACCTCGGTGCGGCGTTCGTCTCGGTCACCTACGGGGCCGGTGGATCCACGCGGGACCGCACGGTCCGGGTCGTCGAGCGGCTGGTGCGAGAGACGAACCTGCTGCCCATCGCGCACCTGACGGCGGTCGACCACACGGTCGCCGAACTGAGCGACATGATCCGCATGTACGGCGAGGTGGGGGTGTCCAACATCCTCGCCCTGCGCGGCGACCCGCCCGGCGACCCGCTGGGGGAGTGGACGGCACACCCCGAGGGCCTGCACTACGCCGAGGAACTCGTCCGGTTGATCCACGAGGTGGGCGACTTCCACGTGGGGGTGGCGTCCTTTCCGGAGGGGCACTACCGGGCGCGCGATCTCGAGCACGACTCCGAGATCCTCGTCAACAAACTCCGGGCCGGTGCGGAGTACTCGATCACCCAGATGTTCTGGGACGTGGAGCACTACCTGCGCCTGCGGGACCGCGCCGTCAGAGCCGATCAGGAGCAGGGCGCCAAACCCATCATTCCCGGACTCATGCCGGTCACGAGCCTGCGCCAGGTCACGCGGATGGTCGAGCTCTCGGGCTGCGCGCTTCCCGACGACCTGTCCGAGCGACTCCAGACCGCGGCGGGGGACGGGCCCGAGGAGAACCGGGCGGCGGTCCGCGAGGTGGGGATCGAACTCACCACCCGCATGTGCGAGCGGCTGATCGCCGAAGGTGCGCCGTGCCTGCACTTCAACACGCTGAACTTCTCTAAGGCCACCCACGAGGTCCTCTCGAACCTGTCGATGGTTCCCGCGTCCGGGGTGGCGGCCGGCCGGATCTGA
- a CDS encoding DUF3153 domain-containing protein → MTAVTSPHPSTNAPVSSGRSRLPRRLAGLTALAALLVLLTGCLQLNAQMSVRKDDTVSGRILVAGDQPAQAAALDRITTPSGLEQKVRITPYSADGFTGREIYFTQLTFAEVDALTLAIDIEGARPYTLGFRRSGDTVSFSGSVDLSVLPADRADSASTRVDLTFPNRISETNGTIGAGNSVSWSPAPGSITRMQASSSYPDPAARGFAVWMIVGIGAALLVSIGTILAARTSRARADRLLR, encoded by the coding sequence ATGACGGCCGTGACCTCGCCCCACCCGTCAACGAACGCCCCCGTGAGCAGTGGCCGCTCCCGACTGCCCCGGCGGCTGGCGGGTCTCACGGCCCTGGCCGCCCTCCTGGTGCTCCTGACCGGGTGCCTCCAGCTCAACGCCCAGATGAGCGTCCGCAAGGACGACACGGTCTCCGGACGGATCCTGGTTGCCGGCGATCAGCCCGCGCAGGCGGCTGCGCTCGACCGGATCACCACCCCGTCCGGACTCGAACAGAAGGTCCGCATCACGCCCTACTCGGCAGACGGTTTCACCGGCCGCGAGATCTACTTCACGCAGCTGACGTTCGCTGAGGTCGACGCACTCACCCTGGCGATCGACATCGAAGGCGCACGGCCGTACACCCTGGGCTTCCGACGCAGCGGCGACACGGTGTCGTTCAGCGGATCGGTCGACCTGTCCGTGTTGCCCGCCGACCGGGCCGACTCGGCGAGCACCCGCGTCGACCTGACCTTCCCCAACCGCATCAGTGAGACGAACGGCACCATCGGGGCCGGGAACTCCGTCAGCTGGTCCCCCGCCCCGGGTTCCATCACCCGGATGCAGGCCTCGTCGTCATACCCGGACCCGGCAGCACGCGGCTTCGCCGTGTGGATGATCGTCGGCATCGGCGCCGCGCTGCTGGTGTCCATCGGGACGATCCTGGCCGCACGGACGTCCAGGGCCCGCGCCGACCGCCTGCTTCGCTGA
- a CDS encoding NAD(P)/FAD-dependent oxidoreductase: MNPRHDVVVIGSGHNGLVCAAYLARSGLDVHVVERDTVIGGATSTVERYPGHRTDRGSSAHLMIRHTGIPEELELETHGLRYVDCDPWGFAPAPPGSDSPPIVFHRDLDATCSSIAEACGDADALAYRGFVRRWDVLAGRMMKGFAVRPTAPGLGSAFLGADDLRDPFGAVQTFLSSGDALLDSMFSSERLKAALSWFGAQSGPPMSHPATAPMIGFAALMHRTPPGRAIGGSGALAEALTSAVRAHGGSVTAGAGATSIRRSGSGWRVDTEGGRSLYCSAVVAACHVHTTLDLLAGELPAATLDGWKRRIRPGFGLGMAVRLGTTALPTYPGVPTSTSAHGLQLLVTDRRDLDRRYGIAAAGGVDADPAVLAMSFSSLDPSLAPEGRHELTLWSQWHPRHLADGRTWSDEGDTEADRIIEVADRFAPGLAASIVHRHVQTPEDLETELGLIGGNVMHVEMSLDQMLPMRPHPDLRGHAVPGADGVYLAGASTHPGGGVIGTSGRTVARLVTRRLGRSARRRRGPRAQ; encoded by the coding sequence GTGAACCCTCGGCACGATGTGGTCGTGATCGGCTCCGGCCACAACGGGCTGGTCTGCGCCGCCTACCTCGCGCGTTCCGGGCTGGACGTGCACGTGGTCGAGAGGGACACGGTGATCGGCGGAGCGACGTCGACGGTCGAGCGGTACCCGGGGCACCGCACCGACCGGGGGTCCTCGGCACACCTGATGATCCGGCACACCGGCATCCCCGAGGAACTCGAACTGGAGACCCACGGGCTGCGCTACGTCGACTGCGACCCGTGGGGGTTCGCACCCGCCCCACCGGGATCGGACTCACCGCCGATCGTCTTCCATCGTGATCTCGACGCCACGTGCTCCAGCATCGCCGAGGCCTGTGGTGACGCCGATGCTCTCGCCTACCGCGGGTTCGTCCGCCGGTGGGATGTGCTGGCGGGACGGATGATGAAGGGGTTCGCGGTCCGTCCCACCGCCCCCGGCCTCGGTTCGGCGTTCCTCGGGGCTGACGACCTGCGAGATCCGTTCGGCGCCGTCCAGACCTTCCTGTCCTCCGGAGACGCGCTCCTGGACTCGATGTTCAGCTCCGAGCGGCTCAAGGCCGCACTCTCGTGGTTCGGAGCGCAGTCGGGACCGCCGATGTCCCACCCGGCCACCGCCCCCATGATCGGATTCGCCGCCCTGATGCACCGGACCCCGCCGGGGCGCGCGATCGGCGGGTCGGGCGCGCTCGCCGAGGCCCTGACATCCGCCGTCCGGGCACACGGGGGGTCGGTCACCGCCGGCGCCGGGGCCACGTCGATCCGCCGCTCCGGTTCGGGATGGCGCGTGGACACCGAGGGTGGGCGTTCCCTGTACTGCTCTGCCGTGGTCGCCGCCTGCCACGTCCACACCACCCTGGACCTCCTCGCAGGCGAACTCCCGGCCGCGACCCTGGACGGGTGGAAGCGGCGGATCCGACCCGGTTTCGGACTGGGGATGGCCGTCCGGCTCGGGACCACTGCACTGCCCACATACCCGGGAGTGCCCACGAGTACCAGCGCCCACGGCCTGCAGCTGCTCGTCACCGACAGACGGGACCTCGACCGCCGCTACGGGATCGCCGCGGCAGGGGGCGTCGACGCCGACCCCGCCGTCCTGGCGATGAGCTTCAGCTCGCTCGACCCCTCCCTCGCCCCGGAGGGGCGCCACGAACTGACCCTGTGGTCACAGTGGCACCCCCGCCATCTGGCCGACGGCCGGACGTGGTCCGACGAGGGCGATACGGAGGCGGACCGGATCATCGAGGTCGCGGACCGCTTCGCCCCGGGGCTCGCCGCGTCGATCGTCCACCGACACGTCCAGACCCCGGAGGACCTGGAGACGGAACTGGGGCTGATCGGCGGGAACGTCATGCACGTGGAGATGTCGCTGGACCAGATGTTGCCGATGCGTCCGCACCCCGATCTGCGCGGCCACGCGGTACCGGGTGCCGACGGCGTGTACCTGGCGGGGGCCTCGACCCACCCCGGAGGCGGGGTGATCGGGACCAGCGGCAGGACGGTGGCACGGCTCGTGACCCGCCGACTCGGCAGGTCGGCGCGTCGGCGACGGGGACCCCGGGCACAATGA
- a CDS encoding N-acetyltransferase encodes MDTVITRLDAADFRDRLPEALGVYVDAMGYPPQVIRSRAAAWMEHSYRDGWSGVAAFEAPRRRLLGQSRGRLVAICYGYHGAPGQWWYDQVSRGLRNRDRELPPDYVELTELHVSPALQGRGIGATLLRTFLADRPEGTVLLSTPEVEGEDNGAWRLYRSLGFTDVLRSYRFQGDARPFAVLSRPLPLTDRGERA; translated from the coding sequence ATGGACACCGTGATCACCCGGCTCGACGCCGCCGACTTCCGAGACCGACTCCCCGAGGCTCTGGGTGTCTACGTCGACGCCATGGGCTACCCCCCGCAGGTGATCCGCTCCCGGGCCGCGGCCTGGATGGAGCACAGCTACCGGGACGGGTGGTCCGGGGTGGCCGCGTTCGAGGCGCCTCGCAGGCGCCTGCTCGGACAGTCGCGGGGTCGACTCGTCGCCATCTGCTACGGCTATCACGGCGCTCCCGGGCAGTGGTGGTACGACCAGGTCTCCCGGGGACTGCGGAACCGTGACCGTGAACTCCCGCCCGACTATGTGGAACTGACGGAGTTGCACGTGTCGCCCGCCCTCCAGGGACGCGGTATCGGCGCGACCCTCCTCCGCACCTTCCTGGCCGATCGACCGGAGGGCACGGTACTGCTGTCGACCCCGGAGGTCGAGGGCGAGGACAACGGCGCCTGGCGCCTGTACCGGTCGCTGGGGTTCACCGACGTCCTGCGGTCGTACCGGTTCCAGGGCGACGCCAGACCCTTCGCCGTCCTGTCCCGTCCCCTACCCCTCACCGATAGAGGAGAGCGCGCGTGA
- a CDS encoding SAV_6107 family HEPN domain-containing protein, translated as MDTRNRMRVATGGAVGTLGRAGRAELHRGRAIAAAVPSERFLEAYRSARYAAGALLTPGPRRRGPADVWHRLAAEVPEMGRWATAFGGYSALAAAVEDGLPRTVSDRMADDFLWAVGRFLDLVDERLGVLGPAA; from the coding sequence ATGGACACCAGGAACAGGATGCGGGTGGCGACCGGGGGAGCCGTGGGGACCCTCGGACGGGCAGGTCGTGCCGAGCTCCACAGGGGGCGTGCGATCGCCGCCGCTGTTCCCTCGGAGCGGTTCCTCGAGGCCTACCGTTCCGCCCGGTACGCCGCGGGCGCCCTCCTGACGCCGGGGCCGCGGCGCCGTGGGCCCGCGGACGTGTGGCACCGGCTCGCGGCCGAGGTGCCGGAGATGGGGCGGTGGGCGACCGCGTTCGGCGGGTACTCCGCGCTGGCGGCGGCGGTCGAGGACGGGCTCCCACGAACGGTCTCCGATCGCATGGCGGACGATTTCCTGTGGGCGGTGGGCAGGTTTCTCGACCTGGTGGACGAGCGGCTGGGGGTCCTGGGACCCGCAGCCTGA
- a CDS encoding DUF3040 domain-containing protein has translation MPLSEHEQRMLKEIESALYADDPKFASSVRKTGATGARRPAGLVVALAILGVALLVGGLALDFKPGGFPVLSLVGFLLMFAAGVLALRSTPSKGAVGPKGPGGSRVPGAGRASAKPADGRNYSSRMEDRFRRRFDQEP, from the coding sequence GTGCCCCTGTCCGAGCACGAGCAGCGCATGCTCAAGGAAATCGAGAGCGCGCTCTACGCCGACGACCCCAAGTTCGCGTCGTCTGTCCGAAAGACCGGCGCGACCGGTGCTCGTCGTCCCGCGGGCCTGGTGGTCGCGCTCGCGATCCTCGGGGTGGCGCTTCTGGTCGGCGGCCTCGCACTCGACTTCAAGCCCGGCGGCTTCCCTGTGTTGAGTCTCGTCGGGTTCCTCCTCATGTTCGCGGCGGGGGTGCTCGCCCTGCGGTCCACGCCGTCGAAGGGCGCAGTCGGGCCCAAGGGTCCCGGTGGCTCACGGGTCCCCGGCGCCGGGCGTGCGTCGGCCAAGCCCGCAGACGGCCGGAACTACTCGTCACGGATGGAAGACCGTTTCCGTCGGCGTTTCGACCAGGAGCCGTAG
- the mraZ gene encoding division/cell wall cluster transcriptional repressor MraZ, translated as MTDTDLVDSGRERAFVGYGTHRPKLDDKGRLTIPARFRPGLADGVVVCGWFTNTLSVFPEDEFDALVRKVRPTANLSERHMAFFRLLVSGAEVQQLDSQGRISIPASQRNYAGLDKDCVVNGLGERLEVWDAEAWDRYSAENLPVFSEMEGTSLGIEF; from the coding sequence GTGACCGACACCGATCTCGTCGACTCCGGACGTGAACGAGCCTTCGTCGGGTACGGGACACACCGTCCCAAGCTGGACGACAAGGGGCGGCTGACGATCCCCGCCAGATTCAGGCCAGGTCTGGCAGACGGGGTGGTGGTGTGTGGGTGGTTCACCAACACACTGTCGGTCTTCCCTGAAGACGAGTTCGACGCGCTGGTCAGAAAGGTCCGGCCGACCGCCAACCTCAGCGAGAGGCACATGGCGTTCTTCCGGCTCCTGGTGAGCGGCGCGGAGGTCCAACAACTGGATTCGCAGGGACGGATCTCCATCCCGGCGAGTCAGCGGAACTACGCGGGTCTGGACAAGGACTGCGTCGTCAACGGCCTCGGGGAACGCCTCGAGGTCTGGGACGCCGAGGCGTGGGACCGCTACAGCGCGGAGAACCTACCCGTGTTCTCCGAGATGGAGGGCACCTCTCTCGGGATCGAGTTCTGA
- the rsmH gene encoding 16S rRNA (cytosine(1402)-N(4))-methyltransferase RsmH, protein MAGEADADRDSTRAGHIPVFLERTIELFRPVVEAAAQEGRAPVIVDGTLGLGGHSSHLLAEFGQLRILGVDRDPEALEMATRRLTAYRDRFTPVHARFDDFDRVVAALPNESRDGAGPAIDGILLDFGVSSMQLDVAERGFAYSVDSPLDMRMDPTTGPTAADILAEYPRDDLARVLRVYGEERFARQIAAAIVRRRDTDPVVTSSQLVELLYDTIPQGARRTGGHPGKRVFQALRIEVNAELEAVENAVPGYLDLLRLGGRAVFMSYHSLEDKIVKRELATRTASRTPAGLPVELPGHGPEFEAVTRGAEKASQEEIDHNPRSASVRVRCVRRIDGRTP, encoded by the coding sequence ATGGCAGGAGAAGCCGATGCAGACCGCGACTCCACGCGCGCCGGGCACATCCCCGTCTTCCTCGAGCGCACCATCGAACTCTTCCGGCCCGTCGTCGAGGCCGCCGCGCAGGAGGGCCGGGCCCCGGTCATCGTGGACGGCACCCTCGGACTAGGTGGGCATTCCTCCCATCTGTTGGCCGAGTTCGGACAGCTGCGCATCCTGGGCGTCGACCGCGACCCCGAGGCTCTCGAGATGGCGACCCGTCGCCTCACCGCCTACCGGGACCGCTTCACGCCGGTGCACGCCCGCTTCGACGACTTCGACCGCGTCGTGGCCGCGCTGCCCAACGAGTCCCGGGACGGGGCGGGTCCCGCGATCGACGGGATCCTGCTCGACTTCGGTGTCTCCTCCATGCAGCTCGACGTCGCCGAACGCGGTTTCGCGTACTCCGTGGACTCCCCGCTGGACATGAGGATGGACCCCACCACGGGCCCGACCGCGGCCGACATCCTGGCCGAGTACCCGCGGGACGACCTCGCCCGCGTCCTCCGGGTGTACGGCGAAGAGCGTTTCGCCCGCCAGATCGCCGCCGCGATCGTCCGCCGCAGGGACACCGATCCCGTCGTCACCAGCTCCCAGCTCGTCGAACTGCTCTACGACACGATCCCGCAGGGGGCCCGCCGAACCGGGGGGCACCCGGGCAAACGCGTTTTCCAGGCACTGCGGATCGAGGTCAACGCCGAGCTGGAGGCCGTCGAGAACGCGGTACCCGGATACCTCGACCTGCTCCGCCTCGGCGGCAGGGCGGTCTTCATGTCCTACCACTCCCTCGAGGACAAGATCGTCAAGCGCGAACTGGCCACGCGGACCGCATCGCGAACGCCGGCGGGCCTGCCGGTGGAGCTCCCCGGCCACGGCCCCGAGTTCGAGGCGGTCACCAGGGGAGCGGAGAAGGCGTCACAGGAGGAGATCGACCACAACCCGCGCTCGGCCTCGGTGCGGGTGCGATGTGTCCGGCGTATCGACGGGAGAACCCCATGA